Proteins from a genomic interval of Bdellovibrionota bacterium:
- a CDS encoding thioredoxin domain-containing protein, whose protein sequence is MNMRVNAVMGGVALFFVAPMSFATGTGTPGDTLAIVDGKPITETNLDARAKGVLAKARAEMYEAKKRALDDFLFDYLVEKEAQKIGRTKDQVLKSELQDKIKPVADKDIAAFYDNMKKNAQPGRQMPALEQISDRIKQKLEQDRIQDRRGVYFDQLKKRYKVAYNFTRPRMEVATGAYPAKGVAGAPITIVEFSDFQCPFCKRALDSVNQVMKEYRGKVKLYFRDFPLAFHDKAKPAAIAARCANEQGQFWGYHDKLFAQQKLEKDDLTNYAKELKLDLGKFEACLSNEKARAD, encoded by the coding sequence ATGAACATGCGAGTGAACGCAGTGATGGGAGGGGTCGCGTTATTTTTTGTGGCCCCGATGAGTTTTGCCACTGGGACCGGTACTCCCGGAGACACATTGGCGATCGTGGACGGAAAACCGATTACTGAAACCAATCTCGACGCACGGGCCAAGGGAGTTCTCGCGAAGGCTCGGGCGGAAATGTACGAGGCGAAGAAACGCGCATTGGACGATTTCCTGTTTGATTATCTGGTGGAAAAGGAAGCTCAAAAGATAGGCCGGACGAAGGATCAGGTTCTCAAGTCGGAACTTCAGGACAAGATCAAGCCGGTCGCGGACAAAGATATAGCGGCATTTTACGACAACATGAAAAAGAACGCGCAGCCGGGCCGTCAGATGCCCGCGCTGGAACAAATCTCGGATCGGATTAAACAAAAGCTGGAACAGGATCGAATTCAAGATCGGCGCGGAGTCTATTTCGACCAGCTCAAGAAACGATACAAAGTCGCGTACAACTTCACGCGGCCGCGAATGGAGGTCGCCACGGGAGCATACCCCGCAAAGGGCGTCGCGGGTGCACCGATCACCATCGTCGAATTTTCCGATTTTCAGTGCCCGTTTTGCAAACGGGCGCTCGACTCGGTCAATCAGGTGATGAAAGAATATCGTGGAAAGGTGAAGCTCTATTTCCGTGATTTCCCTTTAGCCTTTCATGACAAAGCGAAACCGGCGGCCATTGCCGCGCGCTGCGCGAATGAACAAGGACAGTTCTGGGGTTATCACGACAAGCTGTTCGCTCAGCAGAAACTCGAGAAGGACGACTTAACCAATTACGCCAAAGAGCTGAAACTGGATCTCGGCAAGTTCGAAGCCTGCCTGAGCAATGAGAAAGCCAGGGCCGAC
- the tyrS gene encoding tyrosine--tRNA ligase has translation MKQAKPIVFPPVEEQFGLLRRGAHEIIPEQDLKLKLKRSADTGKPLVVKCGFDPTAPDLHLGHTVVLQKMRQFQKLGHQIVFLIGDFTGRIGDPSGRSKLREPLNEKQVRENARTYKAQVFEILDRSKTKIDFNSRWMNKMSAAELIELATHYTVARMLERDDFHKRHRAEEPISIREFLYPIVQGYDSIALKADVELGGTDQKFNLLVGRELQRAVGQEPQVILTMPLLEGLDGSQKMSKSLGNYVGITESPKEMFGKIMSVSDTLMIRYFELLTDHTNEEIAQFKMGLEKGAIHPRDLKARLARTIVMRYHSEKDASEAEEAFNNQFRDRQIPGDRKLIPPPLRASAIRISWSQYLRDTGLTSSANVATTLIEQGAVHHGSPGGQLRIVRDPKAQPDVKAGDVIKVGKRTWAEIKGED, from the coding sequence GTGAAGCAAGCCAAACCCATCGTATTCCCACCGGTCGAAGAACAGTTCGGTCTCCTTCGGAGGGGTGCCCACGAAATCATTCCCGAACAGGATCTCAAACTTAAATTGAAACGGTCCGCCGACACCGGGAAGCCGTTGGTCGTCAAATGCGGATTCGACCCGACAGCCCCCGATCTGCATCTGGGACACACCGTCGTCCTTCAAAAGATGCGCCAGTTTCAAAAGCTGGGGCACCAAATTGTTTTTTTGATCGGCGATTTTACGGGTCGAATCGGAGATCCCTCCGGGCGTTCAAAGTTGCGCGAACCTCTGAATGAAAAACAGGTTCGAGAGAATGCTCGAACGTACAAGGCCCAGGTCTTTGAAATTCTAGACCGATCCAAAACGAAGATCGATTTCAACAGCCGATGGATGAACAAAATGTCGGCGGCGGAGTTGATCGAATTGGCTACGCATTACACCGTGGCCCGGATGCTCGAGCGAGACGACTTTCACAAACGTCATCGGGCCGAGGAGCCGATCTCCATTCGCGAGTTTCTCTACCCGATCGTCCAGGGTTACGACTCGATTGCCCTCAAAGCCGACGTGGAACTCGGGGGCACCGACCAGAAATTTAATCTTCTGGTCGGCCGCGAGCTTCAGCGCGCCGTTGGCCAAGAACCTCAGGTCATCCTGACGATGCCGCTCCTGGAGGGACTCGACGGCTCGCAGAAAATGTCCAAATCCTTGGGGAATTACGTAGGAATCACGGAATCGCCGAAGGAAATGTTCGGAAAGATCATGAGTGTGAGCGACACGCTGATGATTCGATATTTTGAACTATTGACCGATCACACGAATGAGGAAATTGCGCAATTCAAAATGGGCTTGGAGAAAGGTGCGATTCATCCGCGCGATCTCAAGGCCCGACTCGCTCGAACCATCGTCATGCGCTATCACTCCGAGAAAGACGCATCCGAAGCGGAAGAAGCGTTCAACAATCAATTTCGGGATCGACAAATTCCCGGCGATCGAAAGCTCATTCCACCGCCACTGCGCGCGTCCGCAATTCGCATTAGCTGGTCACAGTACTTGAGGGATACCGGCTTAACCTCGTCGGCTAACGTTGCCACGACTCTTATAGAACAAGGTGCCGTCCATCATGGCAGCCCTGGAGGCCAACTTAGGATTGTCCGAGACCCAAAGGCGCAACCAGATGTCAAAGCGGGAGATGTAATCAAGGTGGGGAAACGAACCTGGGCGGAAATCAAGGGCGAAGACTAG